A region from the Triticum urartu cultivar G1812 chromosome 1, Tu2.1, whole genome shotgun sequence genome encodes:
- the LOC125535050 gene encoding fatty acyl-CoA reductase 2, chloroplastic-like, translating to MLNLYYAVADKCVGFPARKGGRAHNRSAAALPVSKRRLGSDTSASCMKKHLSSYGESRPSYAVTMDRKNPIAGSAPSNEPDGIGIIEFLGGKNFLITGGTGFLAKVIIEKILRTTPDVGKIYVLIKAKDSKAALKRLQIEIVGTELFKCLEQLHGKDYRHFLARKLVTVVGNVREANMGIAPELADEIVKTVDIIINSAANTTFDERYDIAMDVNTMGPFRLMSFARRFSKLKLFLHVSTAYVNGRRQGVVLEKPFSLGDTITKELGYSDSSGLQNTVLDIEAEIKLAFCSRHNSNDAASFSQEMKDLGIERAKLHGWQDTYVFTKAMGEMVLDSMRGEIPVVTIRPSIIEGTCSEPIPGWIEGIRMLDPIMLYYAKGRLSGFPADGDGVVDVVPADMVANATLAAVAKHAQAIGAAQEMHIYHVGSSTANPLIWRSMFTFFFQHFTRYPFNLASGQPIKVAPMRLFGSMLQFNSNLERDMLLWGAGETLSPRARMLFSKYAEKIIHLARMYQPYGFYGCRFDNANTEALFAEMSVEEKAQFHFDVRSIEWKDYFTNVHIPGFLKHVMKGRGGSSIVGNK from the exons ATGTTAAACCTTTACTATGCTGTTGCTGACAAATGTGTAGGCTTTCCTGCTAGGAAGGGAGGTCGTGCCCACAATAGAAGCGCTGCTGCACTGCCAGTGAGCAAACGGCGTCTTGGCAGTGATACATCGGCGAGCTGCATGAAGAAGCACTTGAGCAGTTATGGTGAGTCACGGCCTTCGTACGCTGTGACAATGGATCGCAAGAATCCCATAGCCGGTTCAGCGCCATCAAATGAACCAGATGGTATCGGGATCATAGAGTTCCTTGGGGGCAAGAACTTTCTCATCACTGGTGGGACTGGATTTCTAGCAAAAG TTATTATTGAGAAAATCTTGAGGACAACTCCTGATGTCGGCAAGATATATGTGTTGATAAAGGCGAAGGACAGCAAGGCAGCACTGAAAAGGTTGCAAATCGAG ATAGTTGGCACAGAACTTTTCAAATGCTTAGAGCAACTCCATGGGAAAGACTACCGCCATTTTTTAGCAAGAAAACTGGTTACTGTAGTAGGCAACGTGAGAGAAGCCAACATGGGCATTGCGCCTGAGCTAGCTGATGAGATTGTAAAAACAGTGGACATCATCATCAACAGTGCAGCGAATACGACATTCGATGAGAG GTACGATATTGCTATGGATGTCAACACCATGGGACCATTCCGGTTAATGAGTTTTGCGCGTAGATTTTCAAAGCTGAAGCTATTCTTGCATGTATCAACAG CATATGTGAACGGGAGGAGGCAAGGCGTGGTGCTAGAGAAGCCATTTAGCTTGGGAGACACCATCACGAAGGAATTAGGTTACTCAGATTCTTCAGGACTTCAGAACACTGTGCTTGATATAGAGGCAGAGATCAAGCTTGCTTTTTGCTCCAGACATAACTCGAACGACGCAGCATCTTTCTCTCAAGAAATGAAGGATTTAGGCATTGAGAG GGCAAAACTCCATGGCTGGCAGGACACCTACGTTTTCACCAAGGCCATGGGGGAGATGGTCCTCGACAGCATGCGAGGAGAGATACCAGTGGTGACGATAAGGCCAAGCATTATCGAAGGCACTTGTAGCGAGCCCATCCCAGGTTGGATAGAGGGAATCAG GATGCTTGATCCGATTATGCTGTACTACGCTAAAGGCCGGCTCAGCGGCTTCCCTGCCGACGGTGACGGTGTCGTTGACGTG GTTCCGGCGGACATGGTGGCGAACGCGACCCTGGCAGCGGTAGCAAAGCACGCTCAGGCCATAGGGGCGGCACAGGAGATGCACATCTACCATGTGGGATCATCGACGGCGAACCCGCTGATTTGGCGCAGCATGTTCACCTTCTTTTTCCAGCACTTCACGAGGTACCCCTTCAACCTGGCGTCGGGACAGCCAATCAAGGTGGCGCCGATGAGGCTCTTCGGCAGCATGCTGCAGTTCAACAGCAACTTGGAGAGGGACATGCTGCTCTGGGGCGCCGGCGAGACGCTCTCGCCTCGGGCACGGATGCTTTTCAGCAAGTACGCCGAGAAGATCATCCACCTCGCCCGCATGTACCAACCCTACGGCTTCTATGGTTGCAG GTTTGACAACGCCAACACCGAGGCGCTCTTCGCAGAGATGTCGGTGGAGGAGAAGGCGCAGTTCCACTTCGACGTCCGGAGCATCGAGTGGAAAGATTACTTCACCAATGTGCACATCCCAGGGTTCCTGAAGCACGTCATGAAGGGGAGGGGCGGTTCCTCCATTGTTGGAAATAAATAA